From Streptomyces cyaneogriseus subsp. noncyanogenus, the proteins below share one genomic window:
- a CDS encoding NADH-quinone oxidoreductase subunit C, producing the protein MSDAHQDADGVNPEKALSADNLPGQRGQGGEEIRVQRGMFGANNGGDTSGYGGLVRSVRLPGPASRPYGGWFDEVADELEGALEEQGLLPGNAIEKTVVDRGELTFHIEREHLVRVARTLRDDPALRFELCTGVSGVHYPNDKGRELHAVYHLRSITHNRVIRLEVSCPDGDPHIPSLFSVYPTNDWHERETYDFFGIVFDGHPALTRIMMPDDWQGHPQRKDYPLGGIPVEYKGAQIPAPDQRRSYS; encoded by the coding sequence ATGAGCGACGCGCACCAGGACGCCGACGGCGTCAACCCCGAGAAGGCGCTCTCCGCCGACAACCTCCCCGGCCAGCGCGGCCAGGGCGGCGAGGAGATCCGCGTCCAGCGCGGCATGTTCGGCGCGAACAACGGCGGCGACACCTCCGGCTACGGGGGCCTGGTCCGCTCGGTCCGACTCCCGGGACCGGCGAGCAGGCCGTACGGCGGCTGGTTCGACGAGGTCGCCGACGAGCTGGAGGGCGCGCTGGAGGAGCAGGGCCTGCTGCCCGGCAACGCCATCGAGAAGACGGTCGTCGACCGCGGCGAGCTGACCTTCCACATCGAGCGCGAGCACCTGGTCCGCGTCGCCCGCACCCTGCGCGACGACCCGGCCCTGCGCTTCGAGCTGTGCACCGGCGTCAGCGGCGTCCACTACCCCAACGACAAGGGGCGCGAGCTGCACGCCGTCTACCACCTGCGCTCGATCACCCACAACCGGGTGATCCGCCTGGAGGTGAGCTGCCCGGACGGCGACCCGCACATCCCGTCGCTGTTCTCCGTCTACCCGACCAACGACTGGCACGAGCGCGAGACCTACGACTTCTTCGGGATCGTCTTCGACGGTCACCCCGCCCTGACGCGGATCATGATGCCGGACGACTGGCAGGGCCATCCGCAGCGCAAGGACTACCCCCTCGGCGGCATCCCCGTCGAGTACAAGGGCGCCCAGATCCCGGCTCCGGACCAGCGGAGGTCGTACTCATGA
- a CDS encoding NADH-quinone oxidoreductase subunit D → MSTHTPPSSASARETTEGTVYTVTGGDWDEVVQSAARADDERLIVNMGPQHPSTHGVLRLILEIDGETVTEARCGIGYLHTGIEKNLEYRTWTQGTTFVTRMDYLTPFFNETAYCLGVEKLLGIEDEVPDRASIIRVLLMELNRMSSHLVCIATGGMELGATTIMIYGFRDRELILDIYELITGLRMNHAYIRPGGLAQDLPPGAVDRIREFVKQMKKNLPEYDKLATGNPIFKARMQDIGYLDLAGCMALGATGPILRSTGLPHDLRKAQPYCGYETYDFEVPTADTCDAYGRFLIRLEEMRQSLRIIEQCLDRLQPGPVMVADKKIAWPAQLALGPDGLGNSLDHIKKIMGTSMEALIHHFKLVTEGFRVPPGQAYAAVESPKGELGAHVVSDGGTRPYRVHFRDPSFTNLQAMAAMCEGGQVADVIVAVASIDPVMGGVDR, encoded by the coding sequence ATGAGCACGCACACTCCTCCCTCCTCGGCCTCGGCCCGCGAGACCACCGAGGGCACCGTCTACACGGTCACCGGCGGTGACTGGGACGAGGTCGTCCAGTCCGCGGCCCGCGCCGACGACGAGCGGCTGATCGTCAACATGGGCCCGCAGCACCCGTCCACGCACGGCGTGCTCCGCCTGATCCTGGAGATCGACGGCGAGACGGTCACCGAGGCCCGCTGCGGCATCGGCTACCTGCACACCGGCATCGAGAAGAACCTCGAGTACCGCACGTGGACCCAGGGCACCACGTTCGTGACGCGCATGGACTACCTGACGCCGTTCTTCAACGAGACGGCGTACTGCCTGGGCGTCGAGAAGCTCCTGGGCATCGAGGACGAGGTGCCGGACCGGGCCTCGATCATCCGGGTGCTGCTGATGGAGCTGAACCGGATGTCGTCGCACCTGGTGTGCATCGCCACCGGCGGCATGGAGCTCGGTGCCACCACGATCATGATCTACGGCTTCCGCGACCGTGAACTGATCCTCGACATCTACGAGCTGATCACCGGCCTGCGGATGAACCACGCCTACATCCGCCCCGGCGGACTCGCCCAGGACCTGCCGCCCGGGGCGGTGGACCGGATCCGCGAGTTCGTGAAGCAGATGAAGAAGAACCTCCCGGAGTACGACAAGCTCGCCACCGGGAACCCCATCTTCAAGGCCCGCATGCAGGACATCGGCTACCTGGACCTGGCCGGCTGCATGGCCCTCGGCGCCACCGGGCCGATCCTGCGCTCCACCGGCCTGCCGCACGACCTGCGCAAGGCACAGCCGTACTGCGGCTACGAGACCTACGACTTCGAGGTGCCGACCGCCGACACCTGCGACGCCTACGGCCGCTTCCTGATCCGCCTGGAGGAGATGCGGCAGTCCCTGCGGATCATCGAGCAGTGCCTGGACCGGCTCCAGCCCGGCCCGGTCATGGTCGCCGACAAGAAGATCGCCTGGCCCGCCCAGCTCGCCCTGGGACCGGACGGGCTCGGCAACTCCCTCGACCACATCAAGAAGATCATGGGCACCTCCATGGAGGCTCTGATCCACCACTTCAAGCTGGTCACCGAGGGCTTCCGCGTCCCGCCGGGACAGGCGTACGCGGCGGTCGAATCGCCCAAGGGCGAGCTCGGGGCGCATGTCGTCTCCGACGGCGGCACCCGCCCCTACCGGGTCCACTTCCGCGACCCGTCCTTCACCAACCTTCAGGCCATGGCGGCGATGTGCGAGGGCGGCCAGGTCGCCGACGTCATCGTCGCCGTCGCGTCCATCGACCCCGTGATGGGAGGCGTCGACCGGTGA
- the nuoE gene encoding NADH-quinone oxidoreductase subunit NuoE, translated as MTTSSSERGVSLGMPELPAPEYPDDVRARLEADAREIIARYPDSRSALLPLLHLVQSEEGHVTRTGMRFCADMLGLTTAEVTAVATFYTMYRRRPSGDYQVGVCTNTLCAVMGGDAIFEELQEHLGVGNGETTDDGKVTLEHIECNAACDYAPVVMVNWEFFDNQTPDSARRLVDDLRAGRPVTPTRGAPLCTFKETARILAGFPDERAGAVEAGGSAGPASLVGLKLAKGESAPARVVHPRGAASEGAPPHEPSPAEHLSSHDAPQDTSASDPAHPAGPTAEEGE; from the coding sequence GTGACCACCAGTTCCTCGGAGCGGGGCGTCAGCCTGGGCATGCCCGAACTGCCCGCGCCCGAATACCCGGACGACGTCCGCGCCCGGCTGGAGGCCGACGCGCGCGAGATCATCGCCCGCTACCCGGACTCCCGCTCCGCCCTGCTGCCGCTGCTGCACCTGGTGCAGTCGGAGGAGGGCCACGTCACGCGCACCGGCATGCGGTTCTGCGCGGACATGCTCGGCCTGACCACGGCCGAGGTGACCGCCGTCGCCACCTTCTACACCATGTACCGGCGCCGGCCCAGCGGCGACTACCAGGTCGGCGTCTGCACCAACACCCTGTGCGCCGTCATGGGCGGCGACGCCATCTTCGAGGAGCTCCAGGAGCACCTGGGCGTCGGCAACGGCGAGACCACCGACGACGGCAAGGTCACCCTGGAGCACATCGAGTGCAACGCGGCCTGCGACTACGCGCCGGTCGTGATGGTCAACTGGGAGTTCTTCGACAACCAGACCCCGGACAGCGCCCGGCGGCTCGTCGACGACCTGCGCGCGGGACGGCCGGTCACGCCGACGCGCGGAGCGCCGCTGTGCACCTTCAAGGAGACGGCGCGGATCCTGGCCGGCTTCCCCGACGAGCGGGCGGGCGCCGTCGAGGCGGGCGGAAGCGCCGGACCCGCCTCCCTCGTCGGCCTGAAGCTGGCCAAGGGCGAGAGCGCTCCCGCGCGCGTCGTGCACCCGCGCGGCGCGGCCTCCGAGGGCGCGCCGCCGCACGAGCCGTCCCCGGCCGAGCACCTGAGCTCGCACGACGCGCCCCAGGACACCTCGGCCTCCGACCCCGCGCACCCCGCCGGGCCCACCGCCGAGGAGGGGGAGTGA
- the nuoF gene encoding NADH-quinone oxidoreductase subunit NuoF: MMTVATEIKDTSPEKLLAPVLSAFWDEERSWTLDVYRRHEGYEGLRKALAMSPDDVIAYVKDSGLRGRGGAGFPTGMKWQFIPQGDGKPHYLVVNADESEPGTCKDIPLLFANPHSLIEGIVIACYAIRSSHAFIYLRGEVVPVLRRLHEAVREAYAAGYLGTDILGSGLDLELTVHAGAGAYICGEETALLDSLEGRRGQPRLRPPFPAVAGLYACPTVVNNVESIASVPAIMHRGKEWFRSMGSEKSPGFTLYSLSGHVASPGQYEAPLGITLRQLLEMSGGMRPGHRLKFWTPGGSSTPMFTDEHLDVPLDYEAVGAAGSMLGTKALQCFDETTCVVRAVTRWTEFYAHESCGKCTPCREGTYWLVQLLRDIEAGKGVMSDLDKLNDIADNINGKSFCALGDGAASPIFSSLKYFREEYEEHITGRGCPFDPAKSTAWADHRTEVNA, encoded by the coding sequence GTGATGACCGTGGCCACCGAGATCAAGGACACCAGCCCGGAGAAGCTGCTCGCACCCGTGCTGTCGGCCTTCTGGGACGAGGAGAGGTCCTGGACGCTCGACGTCTACCGGCGGCACGAGGGGTACGAGGGGCTCCGCAAGGCGCTGGCCATGTCACCGGACGACGTGATCGCCTACGTGAAGGACTCCGGTCTGCGCGGACGCGGCGGCGCCGGCTTCCCCACGGGCATGAAGTGGCAGTTCATCCCGCAAGGGGACGGCAAGCCCCACTACCTGGTGGTCAACGCCGACGAATCGGAGCCGGGCACCTGCAAGGACATCCCGCTGCTCTTCGCCAACCCGCACAGCCTCATCGAGGGCATCGTGATCGCGTGCTACGCCATCCGGTCGTCGCACGCCTTCATCTATCTGCGGGGAGAGGTCGTCCCCGTCCTGCGGCGGCTGCACGAGGCCGTACGCGAGGCGTACGCGGCGGGCTACCTCGGCACGGACATCCTCGGCAGCGGACTCGACCTCGAACTCACCGTGCACGCGGGCGCGGGCGCGTACATCTGCGGTGAGGAGACCGCGCTGCTGGACTCGCTCGAAGGCCGGCGCGGACAGCCGCGGCTGCGTCCCCCCTTCCCCGCCGTCGCGGGCCTGTACGCGTGCCCCACCGTGGTGAACAACGTCGAGTCGATCGCCTCGGTTCCCGCGATCATGCACCGGGGCAAGGAGTGGTTCCGCTCGATGGGGAGCGAGAAGTCCCCGGGCTTCACGCTCTACTCCCTCTCCGGCCACGTCGCGAGCCCCGGCCAGTACGAGGCGCCGCTCGGCATCACGCTGCGCCAGCTCCTGGAGATGAGCGGCGGCATGCGCCCCGGGCACCGCCTGAAGTTCTGGACGCCGGGGGGCTCCTCGACCCCGATGTTCACCGACGAGCACCTCGACGTCCCGCTCGACTACGAGGCAGTGGGCGCCGCGGGCTCCATGCTCGGCACCAAGGCCCTGCAATGCTTCGACGAGACGACCTGCGTCGTCCGGGCCGTCACCCGCTGGACCGAGTTCTACGCCCACGAGTCCTGCGGCAAGTGCACGCCCTGCCGCGAGGGCACGTACTGGCTCGTGCAGTTGCTGCGCGACATCGAGGCCGGCAAGGGCGTCATGTCCGACCTCGACAAGCTGAACGACATCGCCGACAACATCAACGGCAAGTCCTTCTGCGCCCTCGGCGACGGCGCCGCCTCGCCGATCTTCTCCTCCCTGAAGTACTTCCGCGAGGAGTACGAGGAGCACATCACGGGCCGCGGCTGCCCGTTCGACCCCGCCAAGTCCACGGCCTGGGCCGATCACCGTACGGAGGTGAACGCATGA
- a CDS encoding NADH-quinone oxidoreductase subunit G, with translation MTVTTSAPSSGGEAARPPEDLVTLTIDGIEISVPKGTLVIRAAEQLGIEIPRFCDHPLLDPAGACRQCIVEVEGQRKPMASCTITCTDGMVVRTHLTSPVAEKAQKGVMELLLINHPLDCPVCDKGGECPLQNQAMSHGHAESRFEGRKRTYEKPVPISTQVLLDRERCVLCARCTRFSNQIAGDPMIELVERGALQQVGTGEGDPFESYFSGNTIQICPVGALTSAAYRFRSRPFDLVSSPSVCEHCSGGCATRTDHRRGKVMRRLAAHDPEVNEEWICDKGRFAFRYAQQRDRLRTPLVRNAEGELEPASWPDALQIAAQGLLASRGRTGVLTGGRLTVEDAYAYSKFARVALDTNDIDFRARVHSGEEADFLAARVAGRGRDLDGAGVTYTALEKAPAVLLAGFEAEEEAPGVFLRLRKAWRRHGQQVFALATHATRGLEKAGGTLLPAAPGTETEWLDALAGGVGLDEDGSRAAGALRAEGAVIVVGERLAGVAGGLTAAVRAAAATGAHLVWIPRRAGERGAVEAGALPSLLPGGRPATDPRAREEVAAVWGVAGLPHRYGRDTGQIIEAAATGELQALLVAGVEVADLPDPARARAALAEAGFLVSLELRPSEVSALADVVLPVAAVAEKAGTFLNWEGRVRLFEAALKPDQATHRLPPTDARVLQMLADAMDVHLGLPDLRTVRAELDRLGVWDGPRATAPLETAGALPRPAAGEAVLAGHRLLLDQGLLQQGDEALAGTRHAAHARVSPATAAEVGVADGGVLAVTGPAGSVALPLRVTEMPDRVVWLPLNSTGGGVAADTGALPGSLVRIGPAKSAAEAPQEVEA, from the coding sequence ATGACCGTGACCACCAGCGCTCCCTCCTCGGGGGGCGAGGCGGCACGCCCGCCGGAAGACCTCGTGACCCTGACGATCGACGGCATCGAGATCAGCGTGCCCAAGGGCACCCTGGTCATCCGGGCCGCCGAGCAGCTCGGCATCGAGATCCCCCGGTTCTGCGACCACCCGCTCCTCGACCCGGCCGGCGCCTGCCGCCAGTGCATCGTCGAGGTCGAGGGCCAGCGCAAGCCCATGGCGTCCTGCACCATCACCTGCACCGACGGGATGGTGGTCAGGACCCACCTCACCTCGCCGGTCGCGGAGAAGGCCCAGAAGGGTGTGATGGAGCTGCTGCTCATCAACCACCCGCTGGACTGCCCGGTGTGCGACAAGGGCGGCGAGTGCCCGCTGCAGAACCAGGCCATGTCGCACGGCCACGCCGAGTCCCGCTTCGAGGGCAGGAAGCGCACCTACGAGAAGCCCGTGCCGATCTCCACGCAGGTGCTGCTCGACCGGGAGCGGTGCGTGCTGTGCGCGCGCTGCACCCGCTTCTCGAACCAGATCGCCGGCGACCCGATGATCGAGCTGGTCGAGCGGGGCGCGCTCCAGCAGGTCGGCACCGGCGAGGGCGACCCGTTCGAGTCGTACTTCTCCGGCAACACCATCCAGATCTGCCCGGTCGGCGCGCTGACCTCGGCGGCGTACCGGTTCCGCTCCCGCCCCTTCGACCTGGTCTCCTCGCCGTCGGTGTGCGAGCACTGCTCCGGCGGCTGCGCCACCCGCACCGACCACCGGCGCGGCAAGGTGATGCGGCGCCTGGCCGCCCACGACCCCGAGGTCAACGAGGAGTGGATCTGCGACAAGGGGCGCTTCGCGTTCCGGTACGCGCAGCAGCGGGACCGCCTTCGGACGCCGCTGGTGCGCAACGCCGAGGGCGAGCTGGAACCGGCCTCCTGGCCGGACGCGTTGCAGATCGCCGCGCAGGGGCTGCTCGCCTCCCGGGGCCGCACCGGTGTCCTGACCGGCGGGCGGCTCACCGTGGAGGACGCCTACGCGTACAGCAAGTTCGCGCGCGTGGCGCTCGACACCAACGACATCGACTTCCGCGCCCGCGTGCACAGCGGCGAGGAGGCCGACTTCCTGGCCGCCCGGGTCGCCGGACGCGGCCGCGACCTCGACGGCGCCGGTGTCACCTACACCGCGCTGGAGAAGGCGCCCGCCGTGCTGCTGGCCGGCTTCGAGGCCGAGGAGGAGGCGCCCGGCGTCTTCCTGCGGCTGCGCAAGGCGTGGCGGAGGCACGGACAGCAGGTGTTCGCGCTGGCCACCCACGCCACCCGCGGTCTGGAGAAGGCCGGGGGCACGCTGCTGCCGGCCGCGCCCGGCACCGAGACGGAGTGGCTGGACGCGCTCGCCGGCGGCGTCGGTCTGGACGAGGACGGCAGCCGGGCCGCCGGGGCGCTGCGCGCCGAGGGCGCCGTGATCGTCGTCGGTGAGCGCCTGGCGGGCGTCGCCGGCGGCCTCACCGCGGCCGTGCGGGCCGCCGCCGCGACCGGCGCCCACCTGGTGTGGATCCCGCGCCGGGCGGGCGAGCGCGGTGCGGTCGAGGCGGGGGCGCTGCCGTCGCTGCTGCCGGGCGGGCGCCCGGCCACCGACCCGCGCGCGCGGGAGGAGGTCGCCGCCGTCTGGGGCGTGGCCGGACTGCCGCACCGCTACGGCCGCGACACCGGCCAGATCATCGAGGCCGCCGCCACGGGCGAACTCCAGGCCCTGCTGGTGGCGGGCGTGGAGGTGGCCGACCTGCCGGACCCGGCACGCGCGCGTGCCGCGCTCGCCGAGGCCGGGTTCCTGGTCTCGCTGGAGCTGCGGCCCAGCGAGGTCAGCGCGCTCGCCGACGTGGTGCTGCCGGTGGCGGCGGTCGCGGAGAAGGCCGGGACCTTCCTCAACTGGGAGGGCCGGGTCCGCCTCTTCGAGGCCGCGCTCAAGCCCGACCAGGCGACGCACCGCCTGCCGCCCACCGACGCGCGGGTGCTGCAGATGCTCGCCGACGCCATGGACGTCCACCTGGGCCTGCCCGACCTGCGGACCGTGCGCGCGGAACTGGACCGGCTCGGCGTCTGGGACGGCCCGCGGGCCACCGCACCCCTGGAGACGGCGGGCGCGCTGCCCCGGCCGGCCGCCGGGGAGGCGGTGCTCGCCGGGCACCGGCTCCTGCTCGACCAGGGCCTGCTCCAGCAGGGCGACGAGGCGCTCGCCGGGACCCGTCACGCCGCACACGCGCGCGTGTCGCCCGCCACCGCCGCCGAGGTGGGGGTCGCGGACGGCGGCGTCCTTGCGGTGACCGGCCCCGCCGGCTCCGTCGCCCTCCCGCTGCGGGTCACCGAGATGCCCGACCGCGTGGTGTGGCTCCCGCTGAACTCCACCGGCGGCGGCGTCGCCGCCGACACCGGGGCGCTGCCCGGCTCCCTCGTCCGCATCGGCCCGGCGAAATCCGCCGCCGAGGCCCCCCAGGAGGTGGAGGCATGA
- the nuoH gene encoding NADH-quinone oxidoreductase subunit NuoH produces the protein MSPYLAAEDLSMFGRDPWWLIVVKAVFCFAFLMVTVLIAIVMERKVVAWMQLRIGPNRHGPWGMLQSLADGIKLMLKEDVVVKRADKAVYVLAPIVAAIPAFMAIAVIPFGPSGNEISIFGQRTTMQLTDLPIAMLYILAVASVGIYGIVLAGWSSGSTYPLLGGLRSCAQMISYEIAMGAAFASVFLYSGSMSTSAIVEQQADRWYILLLPVSFLLYIVTMVGETNRAPFDMPESEGDLVGGFNTEYSSIKFAMFMLAEYVNMVTVSAVTTTLFLGGWRAPWPISTFWEGANHGWWPLLWFVVKVQLLLFLFVWLRGTLPRVRYDQLMKLGWKVLIPVSLVWLMLVATIRALRNENYDFADIALYVCAGVLAVLLLSFVADLYRDKAKRAEPPAGEPAAFDPMAGGFPVPPLPGQELPPVPRRRPRQERELIVSGGPDTHSDGSVGGSTDGKEASDG, from the coding sequence ATGAGCCCGTACCTCGCCGCTGAAGACCTCTCGATGTTCGGCCGCGACCCGTGGTGGCTGATCGTCGTCAAGGCGGTGTTCTGCTTCGCCTTCCTGATGGTGACCGTACTGATCGCCATCGTCATGGAGCGCAAGGTCGTCGCCTGGATGCAGCTGCGCATCGGCCCCAACCGGCACGGCCCCTGGGGCATGCTCCAGTCGCTCGCCGACGGCATCAAGCTGATGCTCAAGGAGGACGTCGTCGTCAAACGCGCGGACAAGGCGGTGTACGTCCTCGCGCCGATCGTCGCGGCCATCCCGGCCTTCATGGCGATCGCGGTGATCCCCTTCGGCCCGTCCGGCAACGAGATCTCCATCTTCGGCCAGCGCACCACGATGCAACTCACCGACCTGCCGATCGCGATGCTGTACATCCTCGCCGTCGCCTCGGTCGGCATCTACGGCATCGTGCTGGCGGGCTGGAGCTCGGGATCGACGTACCCGCTGCTCGGCGGGCTCCGCTCCTGCGCGCAGATGATCTCCTACGAGATCGCGATGGGCGCCGCGTTCGCCTCGGTGTTCCTCTACTCGGGCTCGATGTCGACCTCGGCCATCGTCGAGCAGCAGGCCGACCGCTGGTACATCCTGCTGCTGCCGGTCTCCTTCCTCCTCTACATCGTCACGATGGTCGGCGAGACCAACCGCGCCCCCTTCGACATGCCGGAGTCCGAGGGCGACCTGGTCGGCGGCTTCAACACGGAGTACTCGTCGATCAAGTTCGCGATGTTCATGCTCGCCGAGTACGTGAACATGGTGACGGTCTCCGCGGTGACCACCACCCTCTTCCTGGGCGGCTGGCGGGCTCCCTGGCCCATCAGCACCTTCTGGGAGGGCGCGAACCACGGCTGGTGGCCGCTGCTCTGGTTCGTCGTCAAGGTCCAGTTGCTGCTCTTCCTCTTCGTCTGGCTGCGCGGCACGCTCCCGCGCGTCCGCTACGACCAGCTCATGAAGCTGGGCTGGAAGGTCCTCATCCCGGTCTCCCTGGTGTGGCTGATGCTGGTCGCCACCATCCGGGCCCTGCGGAACGAGAACTACGACTTCGCCGACATCGCCCTCTACGTCTGCGCCGGCGTCCTCGCGGTGCTGCTGCTCTCCTTCGTCGCCGACCTCTACCGCGACAAGGCCAAGCGGGCCGAGCCGCCCGCCGGGGAGCCGGCCGCCTTCGACCCGATGGCCGGCGGGTTCCCCGTACCGCCGCTGCCGGGGCAGGAGTTGCCGCCGGTGCCGCGCCGCCGCCCGCGCCAGGAGCGGGAGCTGATTGTCAGTGGCGGGCCCGATACTCACAGTGACGGATCTGTGGGCGGTTCTACGGATGGAAAGGAGGCGTCCGATGGCTGA
- the nuoI gene encoding NADH-quinone oxidoreductase subunit NuoI has protein sequence MAEEPQEAGRAKPGFQNPVAGFGVTFKAMFKKRLTEQYPEQQKTTAPRFHGRHQLNRHPDGLEKCVGCELCAWACPADAIYVEGADNTDEERYSPGERYGRVYQINYARCILCGLCIEACPTRALTMTNEFELADSSRANLIYTKEQLLAGLEEDMVEPPHAMYPGTDEQDYYRGAVTGAAPGTTRQVARSEGEDVQEAASTFGAQEPASKKVIDR, from the coding sequence ATGGCTGAGGAGCCCCAGGAGGCCGGGCGGGCCAAGCCCGGTTTCCAGAACCCGGTGGCCGGCTTCGGCGTGACCTTCAAGGCCATGTTCAAGAAGCGGCTGACCGAGCAGTACCCGGAGCAGCAGAAGACCACCGCTCCGCGCTTCCACGGACGGCACCAGCTCAACCGCCATCCGGACGGCCTGGAGAAGTGCGTCGGCTGCGAGCTGTGCGCCTGGGCGTGCCCCGCGGACGCGATCTACGTCGAGGGCGCGGACAACACCGACGAGGAGCGCTACTCGCCGGGCGAGCGGTACGGCCGCGTCTACCAGATCAACTACGCCCGCTGCATCCTGTGCGGGCTGTGCATCGAGGCGTGCCCCACGCGCGCGCTGACGATGACCAACGAGTTCGAGCTGGCCGACTCCAGCCGCGCCAACCTCATCTACACCAAGGAGCAGCTCCTCGCCGGTCTGGAGGAGGACATGGTCGAGCCGCCGCACGCCATGTACCCCGGCACGGACGAACAGGACTACTACCGGGGAGCGGTGACCGGGGCCGCGCCCGGGACGACACGCCAGGTCGCCCGCTCCGAGGGCGAGGACGTCCAGGAGGCCGCCTCCACCTTCGGCGCGCAGGAACCGGCGTCGAAGAAGGTGATCGACCGATGA
- a CDS encoding NADH-quinone oxidoreductase subunit J produces the protein MTAQLAAYSTSTGEAVQFWVLGTVAVIGALCTVFMKRAVHSALCLAGTMIVLAVFYLANGAYFLGVVQIVVYTGAIMMLFLFVVMLVGVTAADSLKETIRGQRWLALVCGLGFGILLIAGIGNASLKEFNGIGQANAGGNVEGIASLLFTKYVFAFEITGALLITAAIGAMVLTHRERTERAKTQRELAEQRVREGTYLPPLPAPGVYARHNAVDIAGLLPDGTPSELTVSRTLRERGQIRDVSQEALGDLRALEQRAEERLERKGTVPPPFKRSEEASK, from the coding sequence ATGACCGCGCAGCTCGCCGCGTACTCCACGTCCACCGGAGAGGCCGTCCAGTTCTGGGTCCTCGGCACGGTCGCCGTGATCGGCGCCCTGTGCACCGTCTTCATGAAGAGGGCCGTGCACAGCGCGCTCTGCCTGGCCGGCACCATGATCGTGCTGGCGGTGTTCTACCTCGCCAACGGCGCCTACTTCCTCGGCGTCGTGCAGATCGTCGTCTACACCGGCGCGATCATGATGCTGTTCCTCTTCGTGGTGATGCTGGTCGGCGTCACCGCGGCGGACTCCCTGAAGGAGACCATCAGGGGCCAGCGCTGGCTCGCCCTGGTGTGCGGGCTCGGCTTCGGCATCCTGCTGATCGCCGGCATCGGCAACGCCTCCCTGAAGGAGTTCAACGGCATCGGCCAGGCGAACGCGGGCGGCAACGTGGAGGGCATCGCCTCCCTCCTCTTCACGAAGTACGTCTTCGCCTTCGAGATCACCGGTGCCCTGCTCATCACCGCGGCGATCGGTGCCATGGTGCTCACCCACCGGGAGCGCACCGAGCGCGCCAAGACCCAGCGCGAGCTGGCCGAGCAGCGGGTCCGGGAGGGCACGTACCTGCCGCCGCTGCCCGCGCCCGGGGTCTACGCCCGGCACAACGCCGTCGACATCGCCGGCCTGCTGCCCGACGGCACCCCGTCCGAGCTCACCGTCAGCAGGACGCTGCGCGAGCGCGGCCAGATCCGTGACGTGTCGCAGGAGGCCCTGGGCGACCTGCGGGCCCTGGAGCAGCGTGCCGAGGAGCGCCTGGAGCGCAAGGGCACCGTTCCGCCGCCCTTCAAGCGGTCCGAGGAGGCGTCGAAGTGA
- the nuoK gene encoding NADH-quinone oxidoreductase subunit NuoK: MSPVNYLYLAALLFTIGATGVLIRRNAIVVFMCVELMLNACNLAFVAFSRMHGNLDGQIIAFFTMVVAAAEVVVGLAIIVSLFRSRHSASVDDASLMKL; encoded by the coding sequence GTGAGTCCCGTCAACTACCTCTATCTCGCGGCCCTGCTCTTCACGATCGGTGCCACGGGCGTGCTGATCCGGCGCAACGCGATCGTCGTCTTCATGTGCGTCGAGCTGATGCTCAACGCGTGCAACCTCGCGTTCGTCGCCTTCTCGCGGATGCACGGCAACCTCGACGGCCAGATCATCGCGTTCTTCACGATGGTCGTCGCCGCCGCGGAGGTCGTGGTCGGGCTCGCGATCATCGTGTCCCTGTTCCGTTCCCGCCACTCGGCCTCGGTCGACGACGCCAGCCTGATGAAGCTGTAA